Within Eggerthella sp. YY7918, the genomic segment TAAGGACGTTGTTTCTCAGCGTGTCGTTAAAGAGATAGACGTCTTGGAAAACGAAAGACACCCGAGCGAAAAGATCCTCTGTCGTCATATCGCGGACGTCTACGCCGCCGATCCTGACCGCTCCATCGTCGACGTCGTAAAAACGCGCGATTAGCTTGAGCATAGTTGTCTTGCCGCAACCAGACGGGCCTACAATGGCGACCATACTGCCTTCCGGAACGTCGAGGTCGACTCCACGAAGGATTGGCTTCTCCTTCATGTAAGAAAAGCGAACCTCTCCCATTCGGACGCTTGCATCGGTCGGGCGGGCTCTCGACTCGCCTACAACCGGCAGCTCGGCTGCTTCGACGACCTCGTCCATGCCGTCGAGCATTGCCCGGCGGTCCTCCATACCGAATAGGGCTGAGGCAATCTCGTTGAGGAGCGTGGTGAACCTTAATGCGACGCCGATCATGACCACCGTCTCAAGTGCCCCGATGCTTCCGCTTGCACCCAAGTAGCTCACCGCAATGATCATGCTCACAACGAGCATCTGCACGCTTGTTCCGGAAAGAATTTCGCCGAGGGCACTCCACCACAGGCCGCGGATCGACCGCTTTCTACCTTCTACGAAACTGCTCTCGAGCTCCTCATAGTCGGCGCCCGCACGGCAGGCGCGCAGGGCTCCCTGGCATCGTGCGAACTCGACTATCCTCGCGGCGATGTCCCGCTCGGCGGAATCCTCTAACCCGTTTCCTTTTCCGACGCATGCCTGTGAAACGCGCAGAAGAAGGAAAAGGATTGGGATGGAAAGCGTCAGCATGATTCCAATTTGCCAGCTCCAAAGCCACACGGCAGCACAGAACACGATTGCGGCGGCAGCGTTTTTTATAAGCTGGCCAACATAAAGAGCAGCGGCCTGTCCGGTCGAGATCATTTCCTGCGTAACCATGCGCGAAAGCCTTCCGGCACTATCCGCCTTAAACCAGCCAAGTGGCAAACGCGACACCTTGTTCCCGATGACCACCTGCATATTGCGCATGAAGCCTAACCCCGCTGCATAGCTGAGCTTGGTACCGAAGAACGAGGCTGTTGAGCCGACGACTGTCACCGCCGCAAGCGCGACTGCCCAGCCCCAAAACGTCAAGCCCCATTGGGGGTCGCCGGACTGGAGAGCCATGGTCGCCGGCATCATGATGGCGAGACCGATGCCGCACATCACGCCGGAAAGGGCGTAGAGCAAAGTTCCCAAACGGTGCTGGCGCCTATCACCCTCGTCCATATAACGACGAAGTCTCGGTAAGAAGCGTTTGGAATTACTCATCTGCATCGCCCTCTTCTTCACTGCCGCAGAGGCCTCCTTGCTTGAGAAGCGCCTGATAATGCTCGTTGTCTTGAATCTCCGCATGCGTTCCAAGGGCGACGATCTTACCTTCTTCCAACACGGCTATTTGATCGGCAC encodes:
- a CDS encoding ABC transporter ATP-binding protein; the protein is MSNSKRFLPRLRRYMDEGDRRQHRLGTLLYALSGVMCGIGLAIMMPATMALQSGDPQWGLTFWGWAVALAAVTVVGSTASFFGTKLSYAAGLGFMRNMQVVIGNKVSRLPLGWFKADSAGRLSRMVTQEMISTGQAAALYVGQLIKNAAAAIVFCAAVWLWSWQIGIMLTLSIPILFLLLRVSQACVGKGNGLEDSAERDIAARIVEFARCQGALRACRAGADYEELESSFVEGRKRSIRGLWWSALGEILSGTSVQMLVVSMIIAVSYLGASGSIGALETVVMIGVALRFTTLLNEIASALFGMEDRRAMLDGMDEVVEAAELPVVGESRARPTDASVRMGEVRFSYMKEKPILRGVDLDVPEGSMVAIVGPSGCGKTTMLKLIARFYDVDDGAVRIGGVDVRDMTTEDLFARVSFVFQDVYLFNDTLRNNVLMANPDASEEQLRAVADLAGVTEVVERLPGGWETLCGEGGRSLSGGERQRVSIARALLKQAPIVLLDEATSALDAENEKNVVRSIETLKRRSTLIVVAHKLETVRMADKIVVMDSSGKVAETGTHNELIALEGEYKDFWDKRNASSQWQLV